Sequence from the Deinococcus radiotolerans genome:
CTGCTGATCGGGAAGTGTGCAGACCGTGGCCCGATCAGCAGGTGGGGAGGAACGCCGCCCGGGCCGAGCCCAAGCCGAATAAGAGCAAATTGAGTAGAGAGGACAATAAAATCACGAACTGCTAAAATCGTGAAACTATTCACTTGTATATGTGGAAGGATGGCCCTCCGTCATGAAGGGCCAGGGGCTACTTACTTCAGAGCGTCATTCATGCCCAGCACGTCCGCGACCTTCAGGCTCGCGCCGCCCACCAGAGCACCGTTCACATTCGGTTTTGCGCAGATGCTGGCAATGTTGTCCGGCTTCACGCTGCCGCCGTACAGCACGCGGATGTCCGCCGCAGCGCTCCCGTACCGTTCCTCCAGCGCACCGCGGATCGCGGCGGCCAGCTCCTCAGCGTCCTCGGCTGTGGCGGTCTTGCCCGTGCCGATCGCCCAGACCGGCTCGTAGGCGATAACCACGTCCGTGCCCACGCCTTCTAGGCTGCCCGCCAGCTGCGCCAGCGTGAACGGCACGTGCTCATCGGCCTCGCGCACGTCGAGCTTCTCGCCCACGCACACGATGG
This genomic interval carries:
- the tpiA gene encoding triose-phosphate isomerase, whose product is MKNLLALNWKMNKTPTEARAWAQELGEKLTAGEAELAVMAPAVTLSALAANLPAGVGFGGQDVSAHESGAYTGEISAAMLKDVGATYAVVGHSERRDYHAETDAVVAAKARQAQANGLTPIVCVGEKLDVREADEHVPFTLAQLAGSLEGVGTDVVIAYEPVWAIGTGKTATAEDAEELAAAIRGALEERYGSAAADIRVLYGGSVKPDNIASICAKPNVNGALVGGASLKVADVLGMNDALK